One stretch of Roseimicrobium sp. ORNL1 DNA includes these proteins:
- a CDS encoding phosphoglycerate dehydrogenase has protein sequence MSRTRILLSTTSYQDTPGEHHALLEAQGFDIHRERGPLPESRMLELAGDFDAFLCGDDEITKRVLDKALPRLRVISKYGIGLDKIDVTECTAQKLPVLFTPGVNHTTVAEHTFCLLLALVRNLVDSANAVRNGQWKRVTGHEIWNKSIGIVGLGRIGQEVAKRALAFGMKVHALDPYWPEAFATENGVTRHEKIETMLPEIDVLSLHANLSDSTRHLVNAERIKLCRKDLLVINTSRAELVHMPDMIAALDAGTVGGYGTDVLDEEPPPADHPLLKHPKALITPHIGSRTYESVPRQAMRSTLNLVNWLKGEKDVIQANKW, from the coding sequence ATGTCCCGCACCCGTATCCTCCTCAGCACGACCTCTTATCAGGACACCCCCGGCGAGCACCATGCCCTGCTGGAGGCCCAGGGTTTCGACATCCACCGCGAGCGCGGGCCGCTGCCGGAGAGCCGCATGCTGGAGCTGGCCGGTGACTTCGATGCCTTCCTCTGCGGCGACGACGAGATCACCAAGCGCGTGCTGGACAAGGCCCTGCCCCGCCTCCGCGTCATCAGCAAGTACGGCATCGGCCTGGACAAGATTGATGTGACCGAGTGCACCGCACAGAAGCTTCCCGTGCTCTTCACCCCCGGCGTGAATCACACCACCGTGGCCGAGCACACCTTCTGCCTGCTGCTGGCCCTGGTGCGCAACCTCGTGGACTCCGCCAATGCCGTGCGCAATGGCCAGTGGAAGCGTGTCACGGGCCATGAAATCTGGAACAAATCCATTGGCATCGTGGGACTGGGCCGCATCGGCCAGGAAGTGGCCAAGCGTGCGCTCGCCTTCGGCATGAAGGTGCATGCGCTGGACCCGTACTGGCCCGAGGCCTTCGCCACGGAGAACGGCGTCACCCGCCATGAGAAGATTGAGACCATGCTGCCGGAAATCGATGTGCTGAGCCTGCACGCCAATCTCAGCGACTCCACCCGCCACCTCGTGAATGCCGAGCGCATCAAGCTCTGCCGCAAGGACCTGCTGGTCATCAATACCTCCCGCGCCGAGCTGGTGCACATGCCCGACATGATTGCCGCGCTCGATGCCGGCACTGTGGGTGGCTATGGCACCGACGTGCTCGATGAAGAGCCCCCGCCCGCCGACCATCCCCTGCTGAAGCACCCCAAGGCGCTCATCACCCCCCACATCGGCTCCCGCACGTATGAAAGCGTGCCCCGCCAGGCCATGCGCTCCACCCTGAACCTCGTGAACTGGCTCAAGGGTGAGAAGGATGTGATTCAGGCGAACAAGTGGTAG
- a CDS encoding ATP-binding protein: MKWSVVTRLTWYLAGVLTVALAIIVVLAYREMVLEAADPASFGEEPEPLWWQFAEVTIRSLIPLTVLAAGGWWLLVRALRPLKALTESAERMHAGNLQERIPLTGRGDEFDTLVQTLNDMTARLAASFERVRDFTLHASHELKTPLAILRADYEELVNDPKRPEADRVRFASHLDEIERLTRIVDGLGLLTKADASQVTLQRESLSFDELVRDAAEDARVLAEPTHITVSCNTSGPIMVQGDRHRLRQLLLILCDNAVKYNREGGTITLGLSARGGHAVLSVKNTGPGISPEDGVHVFERFHRGEAARQMNLEGCGLGLPIALWITRAHSGTLTFTSKPDDTEFVLTLPA, encoded by the coding sequence ATGAAGTGGAGTGTGGTCACCAGGCTCACCTGGTACCTCGCCGGCGTGCTCACGGTGGCGCTGGCCATCATCGTGGTGCTGGCCTATCGCGAGATGGTGCTGGAGGCGGCGGACCCTGCCTCCTTCGGCGAGGAGCCTGAGCCGCTCTGGTGGCAGTTCGCCGAAGTGACGATTCGCTCGCTCATCCCGCTGACGGTGCTGGCAGCCGGTGGCTGGTGGTTGCTCGTGCGCGCCCTGCGCCCTCTGAAGGCCCTCACGGAGTCTGCCGAGCGCATGCATGCGGGAAATCTGCAGGAGCGCATTCCGCTCACCGGCCGCGGGGATGAGTTCGACACGCTGGTCCAGACGCTCAACGACATGACCGCGCGCCTCGCTGCGAGCTTTGAGCGCGTGCGTGACTTCACCCTGCACGCGAGCCATGAACTGAAAACGCCCCTTGCCATTCTCCGCGCGGACTATGAGGAGCTGGTGAACGACCCGAAGCGCCCCGAGGCAGACCGCGTTCGCTTTGCCTCCCATCTGGACGAAATCGAGCGCCTCACCCGCATCGTGGATGGCCTGGGCCTGCTCACCAAGGCGGATGCCTCCCAGGTGACCCTGCAACGCGAGTCCTTGAGCTTTGACGAACTGGTGCGCGACGCCGCGGAGGATGCCCGGGTGCTGGCAGAGCCCACGCATATCACAGTATCCTGCAACACATCAGGACCCATCATGGTACAGGGGGACCGCCACCGGCTCCGGCAGCTCCTGCTCATCCTGTGCGACAACGCGGTGAAGTACAATCGTGAAGGAGGGACCATCACGCTTGGCTTGAGTGCCAGGGGTGGCCATGCCGTGCTGTCCGTGAAGAACACAGGCCCCGGCATCTCGCCGGAAGACGGCGTTCACGTCTTCGAGCGCTTCCACCGTGGCGAAGCCGCCCGACAGATGAACCTCGAAGGCTGCGGCCTCGGCCTTCCCATCGCCCTGTGGATCACGCGGGCGCATAGTGGCACACTGACATTCACCTCGAAGCCCGATGATACCGAGTTTGTCCTCACCCTGCCTGCATGA
- a CDS encoding T6SS immunity protein Tdi1 domain-containing protein has protein sequence MILDRFQQFFVATAGTGDRILPSSVDFGVQNLARIFDELGGKTFNHGLYRVFHPGQLPVVTEAIEGVFPEYRGRIVPFGYDWLGRHFACDRARTEDGEPQVLMLEIGAGEAMEIPASALDFHNIELVEYTDEALAAPFWSQWRSLNPTDLAFGDCVGYKVPLFLGGADDLTNLEVIDLSVYVEICGQLRNKVRTLPPGQSIRRISFAE, from the coding sequence ATGATTTTAGATCGATTCCAACAATTCTTTGTGGCTACCGCGGGCACCGGAGATCGAATTTTGCCTTCTTCTGTAGATTTTGGAGTTCAGAACCTCGCCCGGATTTTTGATGAACTCGGCGGAAAGACATTTAATCATGGTCTCTACCGGGTTTTCCACCCGGGGCAACTACCAGTCGTAACTGAGGCGATCGAGGGAGTTTTTCCAGAATATCGAGGAAGAATCGTACCCTTCGGCTACGACTGGCTCGGGCGACATTTTGCGTGTGATCGTGCACGAACGGAAGATGGTGAGCCCCAGGTCTTGATGCTGGAAATCGGAGCGGGTGAAGCAATGGAGATCCCGGCTTCTGCTCTAGACTTCCACAACATCGAGCTGGTTGAGTATACTGATGAGGCTCTTGCAGCTCCGTTTTGGAGCCAGTGGAGGAGCCTAAACCCCACAGATTTGGCTTTTGGCGACTGCGTTGGGTACAAAGTGCCGTTGTTCCTTGGAGGCGCAGATGACCTTACCAATCTAGAGGTAATCGACTTGAGCGTTTATGTGGAGATTTGCGGTCAGCTACGGAACAAAGTGCGGACTTTGCCACCGGGACAATCGATTCGCCGTATCTCATTTGCCGAATGA
- a CDS encoding response regulator transcription factor, producing the protein MKVLVVEDESKMAAFLERGFREQHFEVELCDRGDSALQRIQASAFDAVVLDIMLPGLDGITVVRRLREQGNATPVLILSARGHVDERVEGLEAGADDYLAKPFAIKEVVARARALSRRMPETRAQVLKLADLTLDLVQHEARRNGVRLDLSTREFKMLEVLLRNAGRICGRTLLLEQVWDFNFDPGTNLVDVYVKRLRRKLDDGHEVKLVHTVRGSGYVLKEGEA; encoded by the coding sequence ATGAAAGTCCTTGTCGTCGAAGATGAATCAAAGATGGCCGCGTTCCTGGAGCGGGGCTTTCGCGAACAGCATTTCGAGGTCGAGCTGTGCGACCGCGGGGACAGCGCCCTGCAACGCATCCAAGCCTCGGCATTTGATGCGGTGGTGCTGGACATCATGCTGCCGGGGCTGGATGGCATCACGGTGGTACGCCGTCTGCGTGAGCAGGGAAATGCCACACCGGTGCTCATTCTCTCCGCACGTGGCCATGTGGATGAAAGAGTGGAAGGACTCGAAGCAGGCGCCGATGATTATCTGGCGAAGCCCTTTGCCATCAAGGAAGTCGTGGCCCGTGCCCGCGCCCTCTCGCGCCGCATGCCAGAGACACGCGCCCAGGTGCTGAAGCTGGCGGACCTCACGCTGGATCTCGTGCAGCATGAGGCGAGGCGGAACGGCGTACGGCTGGACCTCAGCACGCGTGAATTCAAGATGCTGGAGGTGCTGCTGCGCAACGCCGGCCGCATCTGCGGGCGCACCCTGCTGCTGGAGCAGGTGTGGGATTTCAACTTCGACCCCGGCACCAATTTGGTGGATGTGTACGTGAAACGCCTGCGCCGCAAGCTGGATGACGGCCATGAGGTGAAGCTGGTGCACACCGTGCGTGGCTCCGGATATGTGCTGAAGGAGGGAGAGGCATGA
- a CDS encoding phosphatase PAP2 family protein, whose protein sequence is MTANVAPASGFREWAPRVWPLVIFVALLLSLALAVSLVIRFWDVDLATAKVWWHKPRLWFGMRSALCQALNDYSPVLAALVAIGAGLVGLMAIFRKSWRHLGPPALYLVLAYLLGPGLLVNGLLKHSWNRARPKDVVEFGGHQHYERVFLHDPASVGRSFPSGHASAAFYLCSLGFAAAVWGRRENMYAGLAFGVAWGTLVSWSRVASGAHFLSDVFWSAALVNVVNAGVLAAMLPWSRPSVPHTEDSPLAQFS, encoded by the coding sequence ATGACTGCGAATGTGGCACCGGCTTCCGGTTTCAGAGAATGGGCACCGCGCGTGTGGCCGCTCGTCATCTTCGTCGCCCTGCTCCTGTCCCTCGCTCTGGCGGTGAGCCTGGTGATTCGTTTCTGGGACGTGGATCTGGCTACGGCCAAGGTGTGGTGGCACAAGCCCAGACTGTGGTTTGGGATGCGCTCCGCCCTGTGCCAGGCGCTCAATGATTACAGCCCCGTACTGGCCGCACTGGTGGCGATAGGCGCTGGCCTGGTGGGACTCATGGCCATCTTCCGCAAGAGCTGGCGTCATCTCGGTCCCCCGGCCCTGTACCTGGTACTGGCGTACCTGCTGGGGCCCGGCTTGCTGGTGAATGGCCTGCTCAAGCACTCGTGGAACCGCGCCCGACCCAAGGATGTGGTCGAGTTCGGAGGGCACCAGCACTATGAGCGCGTCTTCCTCCATGACCCAGCCTCCGTGGGCCGGTCCTTCCCCAGTGGTCACGCGTCCGCAGCCTTTTATCTGTGCAGCCTGGGCTTTGCCGCGGCGGTCTGGGGGAGGCGGGAAAATATGTACGCTGGACTCGCCTTTGGCGTGGCCTGGGGTACGCTGGTCAGCTGGTCGCGAGTGGCCAGTGGAGCTCATTTCCTCAGCGATGTCTTCTGGAGCGCTGCTCTGGTGAATGTGGTGAATGCCGGTGTGCTGGCCGCCATGCTTCCCTGGAGCAGACCATCCGTCCCTCACACAGAGGACTCGCCCCTGGCTCAATTCTCATGA
- a CDS encoding LTA synthase family protein has product MTIPPAPASTSAEQQPSEPTYAPRSYLWRGVIIVVAMQLSLALLTRVALLFQGRHEMAWNPSLLGSFGAGLWFDILAGLYASAPLWLLTLLVPGRLLRGPVGRWWVTLLLFLYSVVFLFIGIAEWFFWDEFSVRFNFIAVDYLVYTQEVIDNIQQSYPMPAILGGLALAGLLITSLVVRLGAPAWICKGDTRWLPRLGHTLGGAALLIGISYVCSQSQLPRFRNEFNRELGKNGIYAFCASFWESEIDYERFYMKRDTEVAMTRAKSLLTLQDTPPLNDDPQDLRRVIHHDGPEHPWNVVLVSVESLSAEFMSHFQESGFKLRSWLTPNLDRIADEGILFTNLYATGTRTVRGLEALTLCVPPTPGQSIVWRPNNDKLATTASLFRARGYDTSYIYGGDAMFDNMNTFFAGNGYRVIDRMAKSKKDITFQNAWGVCDEDLFHWATKEADANHAAGKPFFMHVMTVSNHRPFTFPEGRIDMTYKQGRPAAVKYTDYAIGDFLKQAQTKPWFKNTVFVVVADHCHGSAGKVELDVTKYHIPCIIWNPELIKPHVITDLCSQVDVMPTLFGLLNWSYTTSFYGQDVLSAGYGKEQQRAFVSNYQKIAVITDKTLALLKPKQEITLGTLKLKTGAVSRDSADPSLASGLAERLEDTIAYYQSASWRFRNGKMKEQPQPGGAAHEGGSEGGSGTPAHAPAKVAAAQKKAG; this is encoded by the coding sequence ATGACGATACCACCCGCGCCCGCTTCGACTTCCGCCGAACAACAACCGTCTGAACCCACCTACGCCCCGCGCAGCTACCTCTGGCGGGGCGTCATCATCGTGGTGGCCATGCAACTGAGCCTGGCCCTGCTCACGCGGGTGGCGCTGCTGTTTCAAGGGCGCCATGAGATGGCGTGGAATCCCTCCCTGCTCGGTTCCTTTGGTGCCGGGTTGTGGTTCGACATACTGGCGGGCCTGTATGCCTCCGCACCGCTGTGGCTGCTGACGCTGCTGGTGCCGGGCAGGTTGCTGCGCGGCCCGGTGGGCCGGTGGTGGGTGACGCTGCTGCTGTTCCTCTACAGCGTGGTATTCCTCTTCATCGGCATCGCGGAGTGGTTCTTCTGGGATGAGTTCTCGGTGCGGTTCAACTTCATCGCCGTGGACTACCTCGTGTACACGCAGGAGGTCATCGATAACATCCAGCAATCCTATCCCATGCCCGCCATCCTGGGTGGGCTGGCACTGGCGGGCCTGCTCATTACCTCCCTGGTGGTGCGGCTCGGCGCTCCGGCGTGGATTTGCAAAGGCGATACCCGCTGGCTGCCGCGTCTGGGCCACACGCTGGGCGGCGCGGCGTTGCTCATCGGCATTTCCTACGTCTGCAGCCAGTCGCAGCTCCCGCGCTTCCGCAACGAGTTCAACCGCGAACTCGGCAAGAACGGCATCTACGCCTTCTGCGCGTCCTTTTGGGAAAGCGAGATCGACTACGAACGCTTCTACATGAAGCGGGACACCGAAGTGGCCATGACGCGCGCCAAGTCCCTGCTCACGCTGCAGGACACACCGCCGCTCAATGATGACCCGCAGGACCTTCGTCGTGTGATACACCATGATGGCCCGGAACATCCGTGGAACGTGGTACTGGTCAGCGTGGAGAGCCTGAGTGCGGAATTCATGAGCCACTTCCAGGAGAGCGGATTCAAGCTGCGCTCCTGGCTCACGCCGAACCTCGACCGCATCGCGGATGAAGGCATCCTCTTCACGAATCTCTACGCCACCGGCACCCGCACCGTGCGTGGACTGGAGGCGCTGACGCTGTGCGTGCCACCCACACCCGGACAATCCATCGTCTGGCGGCCGAACAACGACAAGCTCGCCACCACCGCGAGCCTCTTCCGCGCCCGCGGGTATGACACCAGCTACATCTACGGAGGAGATGCCATGTTCGACAACATGAACACCTTCTTCGCGGGCAATGGGTATCGCGTGATCGATCGCATGGCGAAGTCCAAGAAGGACATCACGTTTCAGAATGCGTGGGGCGTGTGCGATGAGGACCTCTTCCACTGGGCCACCAAGGAGGCTGATGCCAATCACGCCGCCGGGAAGCCCTTCTTCATGCATGTGATGACCGTTTCCAATCACCGACCCTTCACCTTCCCCGAGGGCCGCATCGACATGACCTACAAGCAGGGACGTCCCGCCGCGGTGAAGTACACGGACTATGCCATTGGCGATTTCCTGAAGCAGGCGCAGACGAAGCCGTGGTTCAAGAACACCGTGTTCGTGGTCGTGGCGGACCACTGCCACGGCAGCGCGGGCAAGGTGGAACTCGATGTGACCAAGTACCACATCCCCTGCATCATCTGGAATCCCGAACTCATCAAGCCGCACGTCATCACGGACCTGTGCAGCCAGGTGGATGTGATGCCCACACTCTTCGGCCTGCTGAACTGGAGCTACACCACCTCCTTCTACGGTCAGGATGTGCTGTCCGCAGGATACGGGAAGGAGCAGCAGCGTGCCTTTGTCTCGAACTACCAGAAGATTGCCGTCATCACCGACAAGACCCTCGCCTTGCTGAAGCCGAAACAGGAAATCACCCTGGGAACACTCAAGCTCAAGACCGGCGCCGTATCACGGGACAGCGCTGACCCCAGCCTCGCCTCGGGCTTGGCCGAGCGGTTGGAAGACACCATCGCCTACTACCAGTCTGCCTCGTGGAGATTCCGCAACGGCAAGATGAAGGAGCAACCTCAACCCGGCGGCGCGGCCCACGAGGGCGGAAGTGAAGGTGGAAGCGGAACTCCGGCACACGCACCGGCCAAGGTCGCTGCCGCGCAGAAGAAGGCGGGCTAG
- a CDS encoding PepSY domain-containing protein, whose product MHLLHHPWHLFIATVCLCGAVSCQSTRTEPALVIVRSQAEAAALAEAPGSTIIGGGLEKRDDRWVWAFQALPPDADTPRELLVNARTGYPIRPKSAAAVTPQGTEATP is encoded by the coding sequence ATGCATCTCCTGCATCACCCATGGCACCTGTTCATAGCGACCGTCTGTCTCTGCGGCGCAGTGTCCTGCCAGTCCACGCGTACCGAGCCCGCGCTCGTGATTGTGCGCAGCCAGGCGGAGGCTGCCGCGCTGGCGGAGGCACCCGGCAGCACCATCATCGGTGGCGGCCTGGAGAAGCGCGATGACCGCTGGGTGTGGGCCTTCCAGGCGCTGCCACCGGACGCGGACACACCCCGGGAGCTGCTGGTGAATGCGCGCACCGGCTATCCCATTCGCCCCAAGTCCGCCGCAGCGGTGACACCCCAGGGAACGGAGGCCACGCCATGA
- a CDS encoding glycosyltransferase family 39 protein gives MSAESPAPGRRFSWWHLLAVIFLLRLLYLPLFCSVTDLAGDESYYWEWGRRPDWGYYSKPPMIGWLMGVTGLCTGHAEWGVRLAALLMGTGTLACLALLARRMFGERAAWLTILLAALTPANAALNLFFTIDAPLLLCWSAALLAFWNCVDQPERTRHWVFLTLALGLGNLSKQMMLVFPVITLLFLSLESTKRFLLRRPALWVSLAISLLFLAPVLIWQAQHHWITLEHTKEHFHGTGQHGIGKWLVQVLSFPAAQALLFSPVTWALMIFLTLGGLWKWKVLELRQRYLVIFSGPALVVFFLLALRQNINPNWPAAFHLSAIVLVAGSAHDMAAAAWAWGRIRGKSITWALRVGAVLCLLAYLLPLYSAVAKYAKWEVADPMRRLRGWKESGEQAGAMLARVPRPGQTFLLALGHRENASQFAFYTPQHPKAYRWQSDGKVASQYEIWPSAGAEQQGNDALILQPSDKPLPKSLTNVFTSVEPLGMIDVPLGKGESRKWQVYLGRELKGWME, from the coding sequence ATGAGCGCTGAATCACCTGCGCCGGGTCGTCGTTTTTCATGGTGGCATCTGCTGGCGGTCATCTTCCTGCTCCGGCTGCTCTACCTGCCGCTCTTCTGCTCCGTCACGGATCTCGCCGGGGACGAGAGTTACTATTGGGAGTGGGGCCGCCGCCCTGACTGGGGCTACTACAGCAAGCCGCCCATGATTGGCTGGCTCATGGGCGTGACAGGGCTGTGCACCGGGCACGCCGAGTGGGGCGTCCGTCTCGCGGCGCTGCTCATGGGCACGGGAACACTCGCCTGCCTGGCGCTTCTCGCGCGGCGCATGTTTGGCGAGCGCGCCGCCTGGCTCACCATCCTGCTCGCTGCACTGACTCCCGCGAATGCCGCGCTGAATCTCTTCTTCACCATCGATGCTCCGCTGCTGCTGTGCTGGAGCGCGGCGCTGCTCGCGTTTTGGAACTGCGTGGATCAACCGGAACGCACGCGTCACTGGGTATTTCTCACACTCGCGCTCGGTCTTGGGAACCTCAGCAAGCAGATGATGCTGGTGTTTCCCGTCATCACGCTGCTGTTCCTTTCGCTGGAGAGCACGAAGCGGTTCCTTCTGCGCCGCCCCGCGTTGTGGGTCTCACTGGCTATCTCGTTGTTGTTCCTCGCGCCCGTGTTGATATGGCAGGCGCAGCATCACTGGATCACGCTGGAGCATACGAAGGAGCATTTCCACGGCACCGGCCAGCATGGCATTGGGAAGTGGCTGGTGCAGGTCCTCAGCTTTCCCGCCGCACAAGCCCTGCTGTTTTCCCCGGTTACCTGGGCGCTGATGATTTTCCTGACCCTCGGCGGTTTGTGGAAGTGGAAGGTGCTGGAACTGCGGCAACGGTATCTCGTTATCTTCAGCGGACCCGCGCTGGTCGTGTTCTTCCTTCTCGCGCTGCGTCAGAACATCAATCCCAACTGGCCCGCCGCCTTCCACCTCTCCGCCATCGTCCTGGTGGCCGGAAGCGCGCATGACATGGCCGCAGCAGCGTGGGCATGGGGTCGCATTCGTGGGAAGAGCATCACGTGGGCGCTCCGAGTCGGTGCCGTGTTGTGCCTGCTTGCCTACCTGCTTCCCCTCTATAGCGCCGTGGCGAAATATGCGAAGTGGGAAGTAGCCGACCCCATGCGCCGCCTTCGTGGCTGGAAAGAAAGCGGCGAACAAGCAGGCGCGATGCTCGCGCGCGTCCCACGTCCCGGACAAACGTTTCTCCTGGCACTGGGGCATCGCGAGAACGCCAGCCAGTTTGCCTTCTACACCCCGCAGCACCCCAAGGCCTACCGCTGGCAGTCGGATGGCAAAGTGGCCTCACAGTATGAAATCTGGCCCTCCGCCGGCGCCGAGCAACAAGGGAATGACGCCCTGATTCTACAACCTTCGGACAAACCTTTGCCGAAGTCCCTCACCAATGTTTTCACCTCGGTGGAACCGCTGGGGATGATCGACGTGCCCTTGGGCAAAGGAGAGTCCAGGAAGTGGCAGGTGTATCTGGGAAGGGAACTGAAGGGGTGGATGGAGTGA
- a CDS encoding Ldh family oxidoreductase, protein MPTYRILPAAAHNELVRKAYQHRGYTAAEAEDGARFCEMAATHGIRTHNAIKALHLDHLFGSAVGGCKPGAEIKVIEKKFAASEVWDAQLKLGQSVAFRAMERCMELADQYGIGQVSVDNAFHYLWGGGYVMEAAKKGYIAYTNCTSTLGEVVPFGGKFPVLGTNPHSWGLPTTDSAGFPIVIDWATSTVAMGRVQQLRRENKPLPPGAAVDAEGNPTTDPHAAQWLLPFGAHKGYGLSLLIEVMGALIGGSLPTIRGGGGHPDFKDKPLPAGEKRTSSFYFQVIHPDAIGSGLFAKGRNQAENVKAVLQDIRGHGNENCMLPGQPEAENAKHTTKAGGLLFSDAEIAALNEVAEECGYAKFDAEKLPSYEV, encoded by the coding sequence ATGCCCACCTACCGCATCCTCCCCGCCGCCGCCCACAACGAACTCGTCCGCAAGGCCTACCAGCACCGCGGCTACACGGCTGCTGAGGCGGAGGACGGCGCGCGCTTCTGCGAGATGGCGGCCACGCACGGCATCCGCACGCACAACGCCATCAAGGCGCTGCACCTGGACCACCTCTTCGGCAGCGCCGTGGGTGGTTGCAAGCCGGGCGCGGAGATCAAGGTCATCGAGAAGAAGTTCGCCGCCAGCGAAGTGTGGGACGCGCAGCTCAAGCTGGGACAGTCCGTCGCCTTCCGCGCCATGGAACGCTGCATGGAACTGGCCGACCAATACGGCATCGGCCAGGTCAGCGTGGACAATGCCTTCCACTACCTCTGGGGCGGTGGTTATGTGATGGAAGCCGCGAAGAAGGGCTACATCGCGTATACGAACTGCACCAGCACCCTCGGTGAAGTCGTGCCCTTCGGCGGCAAGTTCCCCGTGCTCGGCACCAATCCCCACTCCTGGGGCCTGCCCACCACGGACTCCGCGGGCTTCCCCATCGTCATCGACTGGGCCACCTCCACCGTGGCCATGGGCCGCGTGCAGCAGCTCCGCCGTGAGAACAAGCCCCTGCCTCCCGGCGCTGCCGTGGATGCCGAGGGCAACCCCACCACCGACCCCCACGCCGCGCAGTGGCTCCTGCCCTTCGGCGCGCACAAGGGCTACGGCCTCTCCCTGCTCATCGAAGTCATGGGCGCCCTCATCGGCGGCTCCCTGCCCACCATCCGCGGCGGCGGCGGCCATCCCGACTTCAAGGACAAGCCCCTGCCCGCCGGCGAGAAGCGCACCAGCAGCTTCTACTTCCAGGTCATCCACCCCGATGCGATTGGCAGCGGCCTCTTCGCCAAGGGCCGCAACCAGGCCGAGAACGTGAAGGCCGTGCTGCAGGACATCCGCGGCCACGGCAATGAGAACTGCATGCTCCCCGGCCAGCCCGAAGCCGAGAATGCCAAGCACACCACCAAAGCCGGCGGCCTCCTCTTCAGCGACGCCGAAATCGCCGCGCTCAACGAAGTCGCTGAGGAATGCGGCTACGCCAAGTTCGACGCGGAGAAGCTGCCGAGCTATGAGGTGTGA